In Arachis stenosperma cultivar V10309 chromosome 1, arast.V10309.gnm1.PFL2, whole genome shotgun sequence, one DNA window encodes the following:
- the LOC130969710 gene encoding dolichyl-diphosphooligosaccharide--protein glycosyltransferase subunit 4A-like, producing MIDDQDLGFFANFLGIFIFVLVIAHHFVIADPKYEGN from the coding sequence ATGATTGATGATCAAGATCTGGGTTTCTTTGCCAATTTCCTTGGCATCTTCATCTTTGTACTTGTGATAGCTCACCATTTTGTTATAGCTGATCCAAAGTATGAAGGGAACTAG
- the LOC130969697 gene encoding V-type proton ATPase subunit D-like yields the protein MSGQTQRLNVVPTVTMLGVVKARLVGATRGHALLKKKSDALTVQFRQILKKIVSTKESMGDIMKTSSFALTEAKYVAGDNIKHVVLENVREASLKVRSRQENVAGVKLPKFEYTNDGEVNKNDLTGLARGGQQVQQCRAAYIKAIEVLVELASLQTSFLTLDEAIKTTNRRVNALENVVKPRLENTISYIKGELDELEREDFFRLKKIQGYKKREIEKQMQSAKMFAEEQVAEKLALQRGISLNNAQNILSAAAQKDEDIIF from the coding sequence atgtcGGGGCAAACACAGCGTCTGAATGTTGTCCCCACAGTGACGATGCTGGGAGTGGTGAAGGCTCGTTTGGTTGGAGCCACACGTGGTCACGCGCTCCTAAAGAAGAAGAGTGATGCACTTACTGTGCAGTTCAGGCAGATCCTGAAGAAGATTGTGTCTACCAAGGAATCAATGGGTGACATCATGAAGACCTCTTCTTTTGCACTGACCGAGGCAAAGTACGTTGCTGGTGACAACATCAAGCATGTTGTGCTCGAGAATGTTCGAGAGGCCTCCCTCAAGGTCCGGTCCCGGCAGGAGAATGTTGCTGGCGTTAAGCTTCCCAAGTTCGAGTACACCAATGACGGCGAGGTTAACAAGAATGACCTCACTGGATTGGCCCGGGGTGGACAGCAGGTGCAGCAGTGCCGAGCTGCTTACATCAAGGCAATTGAGGTCCTTGTGGAGCTTGCCTCTCTTCAAACATCCTTCCTCACACTTGACGAGGCAATCAAGACTACAAATCGGAGGGTTAATGCCCTTGAGAATGTGGTGAAGCCTAGGTTGGAGAATACCATTAGTTATATTAAAGGAGAGTTGGATGAGCTAGAAAGGGaggatttctttaggttgaagAAGATCCAAGGATATAAGAAGAGGGAAATCGAGAAGCAGATGCAATCTGCCAAGATGTTCGCTGAGGAACAGGTTGCTGAGAAGCTTGCATTGCAAAGAGGTATTTCGCTGAATAATGCTCAAAACATTTTGTCTGCAGCGGCACAGAAAGATGAGGATATCATTTTCTGA